Proteins from a genomic interval of Cygnus olor isolate bCygOlo1 chromosome 9, bCygOlo1.pri.v2, whole genome shotgun sequence:
- the SLITRK3 gene encoding SLIT and NTRK-like protein 3, translating into MMKPSSAETLHKGRMLWIILLSTIALAWTTPIPLIEDSEELDEPCFDPCYCEVKESIFHIHCDNKGFINISQITESWSRPFKLYLQRNSMRKLYTNSFLHLNNAVSINLGNNALQDIQTGAFNGLRVLKRLYLHENKLDIFRNDTFLGLESLEYLQADYNVIKRIESGAFRNLSKLRVLILNDNLIPMLPTNLFKSVSLTHLDLRGNRLKVLSYRGMLDHIGRSLMEIQLEENPWNCTCEIVQLKSWLERIPYTALVGDITCETPFHFHGKDLREIKRSKLCPMLSDSEVEASLGIPQLSSSKENAWPTKPSSMLSSFHFTASSVEYKTSNKQPKPTKQPRAPRPPPTPRGLYPGPNQPPVAAYQTRPPIPIICPTGCSCSLHINDLGLTVNCKERGFHNISELLPRPLNAKKLYLSGNLIQKIYRSDFWNFSSLDLLHLGNNRISYVQDGAFINLPNLKSLYLNGNDIERLTPGMFRGLQSLHYLYFEYNLIREIQPAAFSLMPNLKLLFLNDNLLRTLPTDAFAGTSLARLNLRNNHFLALPVAGVLEHLHAIVQIDLKLNPWDCTCDLVPLKQWLEALSSVSVVGDVLCASPERLARRDLRSLELGALCPAALRPPAAAAAAAASPPAAAAPPPPSATGAAAYELPPPAAAVPLSVLILSLLVLFFSAVLLAAGLFAFVLRRRRRKRPFRGPRAEAAELGGPGGFQEGGGGERSPEKAPPAGHVYDYIPHPVTQMCNNPIYKPREDDEEDEAAAGGGGGEAAELLRGAGERFAAAPPGPEPGTNYRTLLEKEQEWSLAVSSSQLNTIVAAHPQHPAGGGLAAGTGGPGAAAAAGGAPRDRDRPPPCAVGFVDCLYGTVPKLKELHVHPPGMQYPDLQQDARLKETLLFAAGKGFSEHQTPTSEYLELRAKLQTKPDYLEVLEKTTYRF; encoded by the coding sequence ATGATGAAACCTTCCTCGGCAGAGACGCTTCATAAAGGAAGGATGTTGTGGATAATTCTTCTAAGCACAATTGCTCTAGCATGGACTACACCAATTCCCTTGATAGAGGACTCGGAGGAACTCGATGAGCCCTGCTTTGATCCATGTTACTGTGAAGTGAAGGAGAGCATTTTCCATATACATTGCGACAACAAAGGATTTATAAATATTAGTCAGATAACAGAGTCGTGGTCGAGACCTTTTAAACTTTATCTGCAGAGGAATTCCATGAGGAAATTGTACACcaacagttttcttcatttgaacaACGCTGTGTCTATTAACCTTGGGAACAATGCACTGCAGGACATTCAGACGGGGGCTTTTAATGGGCTCCGAGTTCTGAAGAGGTTGTATTTGCACGAAAACAAATTGGACATTTTCAGAAACGACACTTTCTTGGGTTTGGAAAGTCTGGAATATCTGCAGGCAGATTACAATGTCATTAAGCGGATTGAAAGCGGGGCATTTCGAAACCTAAGTAAATTGAGGGTCCTTATCCTAAATGACAATCTGATCCCCATGCTTCCCACCAACCTATTTAAGTCTGTGTCCTTAACCCACTTGGACTTGCGCGGGAACAGGTTAAAAGTCCTTTCGTACCGTGGGATGTTGGACCATATTGGCAGGAGCCTGATGGAGATTCAGCTGGAGGAGAACCCGTGGAACTGTACGTGTGAGATCGTGCAGCTGAAGAGCTGGCTGGAGCGCATCCCCTACACCGCCCTGGTGGGGGACATCACCTGCGAGACCCCCTTCCACTTCCACGGGAAGGACCTGCGGGAAATCAAAAGAAGTAAGCTCTGCCCCATGCTGTCTGACTCCGAGGTGGAAGCCAGCCTGGGCATCCCTCAGCTGTCATCCAGCAAGGAGAACGCGTGGCCTACGAAGCCGTCCTCCATGCTGTCCTCCTTCCATTTCACCGCTTCCTCCGTTGAGTACAAAACGTCAAACAAGCAGCCCAAGCCCACCAAGCAGCCCAGGGCACCCCGGCCTCCCCCAACGCCCCGTGGCCTGTACCCCGGGCCCAACCAGCCGCCCGTGGCTGCCTACCAAACGAGGCCCCCGATCCCCATCATCTGCCCCACCGGCTGCTCCTGCAGTTTGCACATCAACGACCTGGGCCTGACGGTCAACTGCAAGGAGCGAGGGTTTCACAACATCTCTGAGCTCCTGCCCAGGCCCCTGAATGCCAAGAAGCTCTACCTGAGCGGGAATTTGATCCAGAAAATCTACCGCTCCGATTTCTGGAATTTTTCCTCCTTGGATCTCTTGCACCTGGGGAACAACCGCATCTCCTACGTGCAGGACGGGGCCTTTATCAACCTGCCCAATCTCAAGAGCCTCTACCTGAACGGCAACGACATCGAGCGGCTCACCCCGGGCATGTTCCGGGGCCTGCAGAGTTTGCATTACCTGTACTTCGAGTACAACCTGATCAGGGAAATCCAGCCAGCGGCCTTCAGCCTCATGCCCAACCTGAAGCTGCTCTTCCTCAACGACAACCTGCTCCGCACCCTGCCCACCGACGCCTTCGCCGGCACCTCGCTGGCCCGCCTCAACCTGCGCAACAACCACTTCTTGGCGCTGCCGGTGGCCGGGGTGCTGGAGCACCTGCACGCCATCGTGCAGATCGACCTGAAGCTCAACCCCTGGGACTGCACCTGCGACCTGGTGCCCCTCAAGCAGTGGCTCGAGGCGCTCAGCTCGGTCAGCGTGGTGGGCGACGTGTTGTGCGCCAGCCCCGAGCGCTTGGCTCGCCGCGACCTGCGCTCCCTTGAGCTGGGGGCGCTctgccccgcagccctgcgcccccccgccgccgccgccgctgccgccgcctcgcccccggccgccgccgcccccccgccgccctccgccaCCGGCGCGGCCGCCTACGAgctgccgccgcccgccgccgccgtgccgCTCTCCGTGCTCATCCTCAGCCTGCTGGTCCTCTTCTTCTCGGCCGTGCTGCTGGCCGCCGGGCTCTTCGCCTTCGTGCTGAGGCGCCGCCGGAGGAAGCGGCCGTTCCGCGGGCCCCGGGCGGAGGCGGCGGAGCTGGGCGGCCCGGGGGGCTTCCaggagggcggcggcggggagcgctCCCCGGAGAAGGCGCCCCCGGCGGGCCACGTCTACGACTACATCCCGCACCCGGTGACCCAGATGTGCAACAACCCCATCTACAAGCCGCGGGAGGACGACGAGGAGgacgaggcggcggcggggggcggcgggggggaggCGGCCGAGCTGCTGCGGGGCGCCGGAGAGCGTTTcgccgccgcgccccccggcccggaGCCGGGCACCAACTACCGCACCTTgctggagaaggagcaggagTGGAGCCTGGCCGTGTCCAGCTCGCAGCTCAACACCATCGTGGCCGCCCACCCGCAGCATCCCGCGGGCGGAGGGCTggcggcgggcaccggggggccgggggcggcggcggcggcgggcggagcCCCCCGGGACCGCGACCGCCCGCCCCCCTGCGCCGTGGGCTTCGTGGACTGCCTGTACGGCACCGTGCCCAAGCTGAAGGAACTGCACGTGCACCCCCCTGGCATGCAATACCCGGACCTCCAGCAGGACGCCAGGCTCAAAGAAACCCTTCTCTTCGCGGCCGGCAAGGGCTTCTCAGAGCACCAAACCCCCACAAGCGAATACCTCGAGTTAAGGGCCAAACTCCAAACCAAGCCGGATTACCTCGAAGTCCTGGAGAAGACCACGTACCGGTTCTGa